Within Flavobacteriales bacterium, the genomic segment TTTTAATGAAATAATAATCTATAGGGTAACCATAAGATAGTCGATGTTTCAATCTGTCTAGATATCTCCATGTTAAACTAATATTATGAAAATTCACTTATACCTAATTGTGCTTATAATGATGCTAATATCATGTGGTAATCTAGGTTCAAAAAACTTGAAAACATATATTTTGAATCCAAATGATAGATCAGATCTTTTTAAAGATAAATGTGAGCTTTTTGGACAATATATTAATAGTCAAGAATGTGATGTTAATATACAGCTGACAAAGAATAATATCACTATTATTCCGTGCCATTTAGTTGAAATATATCCCTTAGTAGATGAAAGTTTGAGTATATATGTGGATGAGGATGGAAATATTTTATTATATGGACAAAAAGAAGAAGATGAAAATGTTAAGAATTATGTATCTAAGTATTTTAAAAAACTAAATGACTCTAACAAGAAAAATGCAAACTTTATTAGCATAGATTTTTACAACAAAGTTAATTGTGAGTCATTGAACACATACTTTGAAATATTAGATCAGTTAATACTAGAAATAAAGAATTCCAGCCATAACAATATCTTAAAGCTTAGATTTATTGATTACAAATATCATAACGATTCTCCCTCAGTTGCCACAAATGAATAACACCCCGTAAATCGCTTCTGTCTAGCCAGTATGTTAATAGTATTACAAGACTGAAATAAATAACTACAACAGCAACAAATCCAATCAAAATTATGATGTTGGATGATTTTTTGATATTTCATGTAAATTTGGTTGGATGATCAGTCCACACCTTGTCTCTAGTATCGGGAAATTAATAAAATTCGCGGTGCGGGGGATATTGCTGAAAAGTCTAAAATGAAAAATACTTAAACAGTATAACCAGAATTTAAAATTAATGACAGTCAATGGAAAAGACTACTAAAAACTAAAAAAAATGAAGATAATCAAGGGTTATAAGAGTATGTTTTTTCTACTCAGTCTATTACTTTTTACAGCTTGTCAAACTAAAAAAAGTGTATTTTTTGCGTTTGAAGATGGTTTCGATGAGCATCAAGTCGAGATTGAGATCAACAAAGTTCCAGTTATATATAATACGAGAATAACAACTGATGAATCGCTTGGTTTGACATCGTTAACTTTTTCATTAAAAAAAATTGGAAGGAATAAGTACTTTGTCGGCTTCCTTCAAAAAAAATATTATCGTTTTAATGAAGAAATTGACTGGAATGGAAAGGACACTCTTGAGGTAAGTGTTATAATCTCTGGAACAACATATAAGTTTTATCCTGATTTAGATAAAGGTTGCTATTTATCATTCAACAATAGGGAAAAAGTTGGATTACAATTAGATCAATCGTTTGAAGCTATCGAATATGATTAATTAAGCATGTTAACCATGCATAGTTAACTATCATTAGCCCAGCTACAGCCAATAAATACCACACAGTAAATCGCTATTGCCAATTTTTATTGGTACCAGAATGAATGTCAAAACAGTGACACATTGCTTTTCAATATTTCCTGTAAATTTTGTTTGATTATCGATGTGTTTACACCTTGTTCTGATTATCGAGAAACTAAAAATTAGTTGGAGCGGGGGATACTGTAGAAGAGTATGGTTCTTTTGAGTTATCTTTGTTTATGGATTTTTTAAACGATCGATACACTTTTGTGTTTGAAGGATTGCAAAACGGAGCTTACCTCTATAGATTTGAAAGTGAAGGCAAATATAATATTACAAAGCAGGTTGGATTTTTTGATGTAGGGATACCAAATCTTTATAATCTTGGATTTGGAAATTTAGAGATCAAAAACGGAGAAAAATTTGTTGATGATAATTCAGATGTAAATAATAATGATTTTAACAGAGTTTTATCTACTGTTTTTAGTTGTGCAATACATTTTTTGAATAATAATTCAGATGCAAGAATATTATTTTTTGGAAATACACAACATAAACATACCCTCTACATTAGAAAAATTGCAGCTAATTATTCTGAAATATCAAAGCTGTTTAGCTTGTTTGGAGGGGTTTTACATCATAAAAGAGATCTGGTAGATAGAAGCGTTCAAGATAGAGTTATTCGGGATAAAGATATGGATGGTTTAATTTTTGGAGCAGAGGCAATCAAAGATATTGAAAGATTTGAAATTCAAAACTGTAGGAATTATGATTTTATAATAATCTCCTCATAAAGAATTAATTGCTTAAATTTGTGTGTTATGTCAGATAAATATAAAAAAATAGTAAATAAGCAGCTTGAAGATTCTACTTCTCACTGGGCGGGAAAGCCTCGAATGACCAAGGAAGAGATTAAAGCAGCCTTAGAGTTTGCTGAACGTAAAGCAAAACCAGTTAAAGCTTTTTTCTCTAATCCTAAAAACGTAGAAGATTTTGAAAGGAAAATGGCTGAACTAACAGAAAAATAAACTGTAGGATTGATCTACAGTTTAAAGGTAATGGTGTTGATAATCATTGCTTTTTTCGTTTCTTTATAAAATAATTTCATAGGTTGATAAGAATGAGTTCTTTGAAAAGGGTGTAACTGCAAGTTATTCCAAATAATACATTGGAGCTTATTCGATAATTCCTGTAAATTTGGTTTGATTATCAATGTTTCCAATGCCTTGTCCTGTGTATTGGGAAAGTGTAACCCCGCGGAAGACCAATTATACTTTTTAAGTAACGAATGAGTATGAAAAAAATAATATTATTAATTTTCCTTTTGCAGACTATTGACACTGTTTCCCAGAATAACTATGATTGTCCAGAAATTAAAATTACAATGGCTTTCGGATATTCAATACAATATGATTGCTTAGGGATACTGCATCTTAATGGTTTTGATTCTAATGGAGTGATAAAAGCTAATTATTATCCATCAATTTTAATAGAACGAAGGAAAAGAAAAAGGGTTATTAAGTATTTGAAAAATTTTGACTTTTTCAGAAATTCTGTATCACAAAAAAATGATAGTATTGACCTTTATAAACCAGCTAACATGGTTCGAGCTAGAGTTTATTCATTTAAAGTAAGTGGTTTAGAGAATAGTTATAACATTATCGATCGAAATTATATGAAGAAAGATACATTATCTAAAAGATTATCTAAGTTACTTGGATTAGTACGAAGTTGTATTCCTTTAGATACAAATTCTTCTCCAGCTACAGCCGATGAATAACACCAGTAAACGTTACTCCCAATTTGTGCACGGTAGGCTGGGGTGAATGTTATATTAGAGAAAAAGACATTAGGAAAATTTCTTAGCAAAATAAGGAAAACAGCAACAAATCCAATCAAAATTATGATGTTGGATGATTTTTTGATATTTCATGTAAATTTGGTTGGATGATCAGTATTTCTACTCTTGCTTATAATGTCGGATGCTGAGTGTGTCCACGCCTTGTCCCGAGTAGCGGGAAATTAAAAATTGGCGGGAGCGGGGTATGTAATCATGCTTTTATAGTCTCATATATGATATGATTAAAAACTGTATCTTTGTGATATTAGATACTACAAATTCATGGATTTACAAGCTCGAAAAATAAAATTAGCACAATACATCCTTAGTCAAACAAAAGAATCTGTTATAGAAAAGTTTAGTGCTATAATGGAAAGCGAATCCAATACTGAAATTATTGCCTATACTGTGTCGGGTAAGCCTTTAACGGAGAAAGAATATTACAATAAAATTCTAAAGGCTGAAAAATCTATTGAAGAAGGGAGCTTCACTCATCATGATGACTTAAAAAAGTATATTTCAAATTGGTAACTGAAATCATTTGGTCTGATGATGCTAAGGTCGAATTAGAGGTGATTTACGCTGATTTACTTAATTATACAAAATCAAAACAGAATGCCTTGAGCGTAATTAATGACATTGTATCCCATGTGGAAGGAATTAAATATCCAGAACAATATCAGATTGACGAAATAATTGGAGATTCTTATCGTAGGCTAATCGTTAGGAATTTCAGAATAACTTATCAAATAGTAAGCAATCATACGATTCGAGTTTTGGGAATCACCTCTACCTATATGGATCATTAAAAATTACCTTTTTTTCAGATTCAAATTCTCAATAGATATCCAACTTTTAATCAATCAATTTCTCGAGAGCTTGTCAAATAGTTTTTGTAAATTCGTGGTTTTAGAAATAAAAACGTTCAAACCAAGCTCATGGCAAAAATTATTTATACAAAAACGGACGAAGCACCAGCTTTGGCGACCTATTCTTTTTTACCTATTGTAAAAGCATTTACTCAGTCTGCAGGAATCGAAATAGAAACTAGAGATATTTCTTTAGCGGGAAGAATTTTGGCAGTATTTCCAGATTTTTTAAAGGAAGACCAAAAAGTAAATGATGCGCTTGCAGAACTTGGAGCATTGGCAAAAACTCCAGAGGCCAATATCATTAAATTACCAAATATTTCAGCTTCTATTCCACAGCTAAAAGCAGCGATAAAGGAATTGCAGGATCAAGGTTTTGCTTTGCCAAGCTACCCAGATGAGCCAAGTAATGATACAGAAAAAGAGATCAAATCTCGTTATGATAAAATAAAAGGTTCTGCGGTAAACCCAGTTCTTCGTGAAGGAAACTCAGACCGTAGAGCTCCAAAAGCTGTAAAAAATTACGCAAAAAATAATCCACACTCAATGGGAGCTTGGTCATCAGACTCTAAGTCTCATGTGGCTTCTATGTCAGAGGGTGATTTCTATGGATCTGAAAAATCATTGACCATAGCCAATGATACGGATGCAAAAATTCAATTTGTTTCTACCACAGGAAACACAGAAGTGCTAAAGGTTTCCACACCTTTATTAGCGGGAGAAATTATTGATGCTTCAGTAATGAGTATGAGTAATTTGAGAACTTTTATTGCTCAGCAGATTGAAGAAGCAAAAAAAGAAGGAGTTCTTTTCTCTGTTCACATGAAAGCTACTATGATGAAGGTTTCTGATCCAATTATCTTTGGAGCAATTGTAGAGGAGTTTTATAAAGATGTTTTTGAAAAACATGCCCAACTTTTTGAAGAAATAGGAGTAGAGCCTAATAATGGAATAGGGAATCTCTACGGAAAATTAGAAGACCTTCCAGTAGATAAAAAAGCAGAGATTTTAGCCGATATTGAAGCTCAATACGCAAATCGTCCAGCTTTAGCAATGGTAAATTCAGATAAAGGAATTACCAATCTTCATGTACCTTCAGATGTAATTATTGATGCTTCTATGCCTGCAATGATTCGTACGTCGGGACAAATGTGGAATGCTGAAGGGAAAACACAAGATACTAAGGCAATTATTCCAGATCGTTCTTATTCTGGAATTTATCAAGCAACAATCGATTTTTGTAAAAAACATGGAGCATTTGACCCTACCACTATGGGATCAGTGTCCAATGTAGGATTGATGGCTCAAAAAGCAGAAGAATACGGTTCTCATGACAAAACATTCCAAATGAAGGAAGCAGGAACGGTTCAAGTAATTGATGCTTCAGGGACAATCTTAATAGAGCAAACTGTAGGAAAAGGGGATCTCTTTAGAATGTGTCAAGTAAAAGACTTGCCTATTCAAGATTGGGTAAAATTAGCAGTTAATCGTGCAAGAGCTACAGGAGTTCCTGCTGTTTTCTGGTTAGACAAAAACAGAGCTCACGATGCCGAAATCATCAAAAAAGTAAATCAATACCTTCCAGATCATAATACCGATGGTTTAACAATAGAAATTTTAGCCCCAGTGGAGGCTACAGCATATTCGTTGGAAAGAATCATCAAAGGAGAAGATACTATTTCGGTAACAGGAAATGTTCTTAGAGATTATTTAACAGATTTGTTCCCTATTCTAGAACTCGGAACATCGGCAAAAATGCTCTCTATTGTTCCATTGATGAATGGAGGAGGGCTTTTTGAAACAGGAGCAGGAGGATCGGCACCTAAGCACGTTCAGCAATTCAATGAGGAAAACTATTTGCGTTGGGATTCATTAGGGGAGTTTTTAGCTTTAGAAGTTTCTTTAGAGCACTATGCCGAGACTAATAACACCCCAAAAGCAAACGTACTAGCCAATGCTTTAGGAGAGGCCAATTCAAAATTCTTATTGGAAGATAAATCTCCAACGAGAAGATTGGGAGGAATAGATAACCGTGGTTCTCATTTCTATTTAGCTATGTATTGGGCAGAAGCTTTGGCAAACCAAGAGCAAGACGCGGAGTTAAAAGCAAAATTTGCACCCATTGTAGCGAAGATGGAAGAAAAAGAAGCGACTATCGTAAAAGAAATGATTGATGCTCAAGGATCAAAAAATGCTATTGGAGGATATTATAATCCTAATGATACATTGGCTGAAAAAGCCATGCGTCCTTCTAGTAGTTTAAACACTATTTTGGAGACGATCTAAAACAAAATTTATTCAAAAAAAAAGCCATTTTCAGCAATGAAAATGGCTTTTTTTTGATGTAATATAAGAGTTAATCAATCAATTCCACTTGAACTTTAATAAGCTTTTGGAATTCACTAATTCTAGCATTTAAAGCTTCTTTAGAAAGATTTTCTAACATTTCTGTTCCGAATTTTTCTACCGTTAGTGAAGCCAAAGCAGAACCGTAAACAATCGCCTTTTTCATATTCTCAAAATTGATATCATCTACCTTTGCCATATAAGAAATAAATCCTCCAGCAAAAGTATCTCCAGCACCTGTAGGGTCAAAAACTTCTTCAAGAGGAAGGGCAGGGCAGAAGAACATATTCATTTCCTTATCGAATAATAAAGCACCATGCTCCCCTTTCTTTATGATGAGGTATTTGGGTCCCATAGTAAGGATTTTTTTAGCTGCTTTTACGAGGCTATACTCACCTGATAGTTGACGAGCTTCTTCATCATTAATGGTAAGTACATCTACCATAGAAATGGTTTCCAAAAGTTCATCCCAGGCAATGTCCATCCAAAAGTTCATGGTATCCATAGCAATCAGTTTTGGGCGTTTTTCAAGACGATCAATTACCGATTTTTGAACCTGAGGAGATAAATTACCTAGCATTAAATACTCGGCACCTTGATAACTATCTGGAATAATAGGGTCAAATTCTCCCAAAACGTTTAGTTCGGTAATCAAAGTGTCTCTAGAGTTCATATCAAGATGATATTTCCCACTCCAAAAGAATGTCTTCCCACCTTTAATAATTTGCAAACCTTCTACATTTGCTTTATGTTTTTTGAGCATTTCGATGTGCTCAGTAGGGAAATCTTCTCCCACTACTGATACAATATTTGCACCTTCTACAAAGTTTGAAGAAGCTAAAGCAATATAAGTACCTGCACCGCCTAAAATTTTGTCTGTTTTTCCAAATGGTGTTTCAATTTGGTCAAATGCCACAGAACCAACAACTAATAAATTCATGTTATTTTGATGTAATTTTTTTTCGTTTTTTTTCACTGCAAAGGTATTGTTTTATTCAAATATTCCTATATATTTGCATCGCTTTTGTTGAGAAACAGCAAAAGAAAACACTCCTCCTTAGCTCAGTTGGTTAGAGCATCTGACTGTTAATCAGAGGGTCCTAGGTTCGAGTCCTAGAGGGGGAGCAAAATAAAAGTTTAACATGAAATGTTAGACTTTTTTTGAGTGAAATTTTTACTCAAAATAGGAGTAAATCCCTCCTTAGCTCAGTTGGTTAGAGCATTCCGATTATTCATCGGAAGCGTCCTAAGCTTCAGTCCTAGAGAGTGAGAACACAAAATAAACATTCCTCCTTAGCTCAGTTGGTTAGAGCATTCCGATTATTCATCGGAAGAGTCCTAAGCTTCAGTCCTAGAGAATGAGAATGAAAAATAAATATTCCTCCTTAGCTCAGTTGGTTAGAGCATCTGACTGTTAATCAGAGGGTCCTAGGTTCGAGTCCTAGAGGGGGAGCTTTTTTAGAAAAACCGTCATTTTTGGCGGTTTTTTCAATTTTCAAATATTTTAACTCGTTGTTTTCTAATATTATACACTCTAATAAATAACTGATGTTTTTGGTTCGATATTGATTTTTTTCAAAAGTCAATTTTTCAGGAAATATCGAACCAACAAGTAATTTTTTTAGTTTGATATCTGCTTGAGCGTAGAGTTTTCTGATATTTTTGATAAAAGTAATTCCAGATTTTAAATGATTGGCAAAATTATCATCTAATGAGTTTAACTGAGATATTGATACTTTGATTTCTTGAATTCGTTTAGAGTTTCTAAGTTTAGCTTTATTATATGTTTTCACATCAATAAGATCATCTAAGAATTTGTCCTCCATTGAAGATTGTCTTTCAAGGAGTTTATTGAGTTCCCTTTTTAGACTTTGTTTTTGAATTTTAATATCATTCGTTTTGGAACCATGTATTTTTCTAATGATCTTTCTATAGAGTGAGGCGATATCTTCCTTAATCTGAATTTCTTCAAGCATGAGTTCAAATAAGATATTTACATCATCGGCTTTAAATCGTACTCTACAAGGTGGATTACAATGGTAATAATAGTAAGAGTTACCAGTTCTTCCTTTGGAGCTCGATCCTGTAAGATTTCTATTACAAGAAGGACAAATTAGATGCCCTCGAAGAGGAAGAGCCTTGTCTATTTCTTTTGGTTCTTTTGTCGTAATACTAATTTTCTCACTAAAGTTGTTTTGCACCTTATCAAAGATATCTTGATCAATAATTGCAGGATGAAGTCCTTCGACTAA encodes:
- a CDS encoding type II toxin-antitoxin system mRNA interferase toxin, RelE/StbE family, giving the protein MVTEIIWSDDAKVELEVIYADLLNYTKSKQNALSVINDIVSHVEGIKYPEQYQIDEIIGDSYRRLIVRNFRITYQIVSNHTIRVLGITSTYMDH
- a CDS encoding NADP-dependent isocitrate dehydrogenase, which encodes MAKIIYTKTDEAPALATYSFLPIVKAFTQSAGIEIETRDISLAGRILAVFPDFLKEDQKVNDALAELGALAKTPEANIIKLPNISASIPQLKAAIKELQDQGFALPSYPDEPSNDTEKEIKSRYDKIKGSAVNPVLREGNSDRRAPKAVKNYAKNNPHSMGAWSSDSKSHVASMSEGDFYGSEKSLTIANDTDAKIQFVSTTGNTEVLKVSTPLLAGEIIDASVMSMSNLRTFIAQQIEEAKKEGVLFSVHMKATMMKVSDPIIFGAIVEEFYKDVFEKHAQLFEEIGVEPNNGIGNLYGKLEDLPVDKKAEILADIEAQYANRPALAMVNSDKGITNLHVPSDVIIDASMPAMIRTSGQMWNAEGKTQDTKAIIPDRSYSGIYQATIDFCKKHGAFDPTTMGSVSNVGLMAQKAEEYGSHDKTFQMKEAGTVQVIDASGTILIEQTVGKGDLFRMCQVKDLPIQDWVKLAVNRARATGVPAVFWLDKNRAHDAEIIKKVNQYLPDHNTDGLTIEILAPVEATAYSLERIIKGEDTISVTGNVLRDYLTDLFPILELGTSAKMLSIVPLMNGGGLFETGAGGSAPKHVQQFNEENYLRWDSLGEFLALEVSLEHYAETNNTPKANVLANALGEANSKFLLEDKSPTRRLGGIDNRGSHFYLAMYWAEALANQEQDAELKAKFAPIVAKMEEKEATIVKEMIDAQGSKNAIGGYYNPNDTLAEKAMRPSSSLNTILETI
- a CDS encoding PfkB family carbohydrate kinase, whose translation is MNLLVVGSVAFDQIETPFGKTDKILGGAGTYIALASSNFVEGANIVSVVGEDFPTEHIEMLKKHKANVEGLQIIKGGKTFFWSGKYHLDMNSRDTLITELNVLGEFDPIIPDSYQGAEYLMLGNLSPQVQKSVIDRLEKRPKLIAMDTMNFWMDIAWDELLETISMVDVLTINDEEARQLSGEYSLVKAAKKILTMGPKYLIIKKGEHGALLFDKEMNMFFCPALPLEEVFDPTGAGDTFAGGFISYMAKVDDINFENMKKAIVYGSALASLTVEKFGTEMLENLSKEALNARISEFQKLIKVQVELID
- a CDS encoding recombinase family protein, encoding MENVIIYTRVSTDEQAQKGYSLRNQKSTLERYCLNNDLTILAHFEEDFSAKNFKRPAFSQLLNFSKNNKKRIHKILFTKWDRFSRNIEEAYKMIRTFNSYNIEVSATEQPLDLSQSDSKVILAMYLVIPEVENDKNSERTKSALHKAKLEGCFTGLAPKGYKNQRDENGKSTLAIDHHKAPYIQRAFEMYSQGMYSIQEIRLMLIENNIKISKNGTISMLKNPTYLGKIYIHRNKDYNEQLVEGLHPAIIDQDIFDKVQNNFSEKISITTKEPKEIDKALPLRGHLICPSCNRNLTGSSSKGRTGNSYYYYHCNPPCRVRFKADDVNILFELMLEEIQIKEDIASLYRKIIRKIHGSKTNDIKIQKQSLKRELNKLLERQSSMEDKFLDDLIDVKTYNKAKLRNSKRIQEIKVSISQLNSLDDNFANHLKSGITFIKNIRKLYAQADIKLKKLLVGSIFPEKLTFEKNQYRTKNISYLLECIILENNELKYLKIEKTAKNDGFSKKAPPLGLEPRTL